From a region of the Chiloscyllium punctatum isolate Juve2018m chromosome 1, sChiPun1.3, whole genome shotgun sequence genome:
- the pglyrp5 gene encoding peptidoglycan recognition protein 5 has protein sequence MDPGTWKATHQPFIIGEDGNIYEGGGWTKIGDHTFGFNKISLGISIIGNFMTTTPNSKAQTAALSLIQCSLLKGYLASNYTLKGHRQLGQTTCPGDALYEVIKQWLRWN, from the exons TTTCATTATTGGTGAAGATGGAAACATTTACGAAGGCGGGGGATGGACCAAAATTGGAGACCACACATTCGGATTCAACAAAATCAGTCTTGGGATTAGCATCATAGGAAACTTTATGA CTACAACACCAAACAGCAAAGCACAGACAGCTGCCCTGAGTCTGATTCAGTGTTCTTTGTTGAAAGGCTATTTGGCATCCAATTACACTTTGAAGGGACACAGACAATTGGGACAAACTACATGTCCTGGAGACGCACTCTATGAAGTCATAAAGCAATGGCTGAGATGGAACTAA